One genomic window of Bactrocera dorsalis isolate Fly_Bdor chromosome 4, ASM2337382v1, whole genome shotgun sequence includes the following:
- the LOC105226922 gene encoding mucin-5AC yields the protein MEMASSAANGSGSTTSHSGVVGNTLPSLFVSDHNGGSTLVNSKDLDGLIAMNDSALSQQIEFILQEAPMEHDDNDINDHLNSDGSANINTVSSVNSNPTIKLQNPPNIIVTSASEFPRAHVTSDGAAATIAATQAMAQHHLLNGRRIIIQTTQTSNMIKEEEADPELNDENLQDIEEEEQAAEAEENQLQLQHTADIKMEQDDNVEQDFIRSGINYISTPTITAHHTQLHGAQTQQIVLPAGSIVGTTATGRTLAVPVSEALAQLQRRPVYISNAMGGMTGATFVRMPAVISRSPMTVLNVVQQGVPGGGPTQLILQATPVSNTGTQMTVVTSSPTVATTVPTLPPVSTGVTEVAVTATPPTIMPALTAATPTPAQSTSPSTASSSSPLSSSGHVASSTVVATTAAVPATPSTAAAKSSTTHATSNSSGNTNSASSGTTTGNYQCFSCVEEFESKELYDIHVSGHANNMKCAICNMVLKSLKNYEKHCLRCKPYECQICGRVVRFRPNFIKHMRVHTGQQSERHKYKCDVCHKEFMSFEYFKVHKKIHNENVNLTCEICGKVFSALASLRGHSKLHSGVKLHKCDVCGKGFGQRYNLKIHARTHTGDFPFECKVCKKKLHTQSSLQTHMQVHQRDQNSQATNTAKNDKSATNSTASTSAAATTATIVKLEPQNKDDGPSTSGMQRHLQKQLLEDMEDDNSGLSDSIQGGGNVSRIVSTSSLTTGGGQNMQTTTGEDSSNESSNTSHDLKQQQLRQQPLLVTPTRTIVIKNYMQNEQGVALAQPQTQHQTNVIQSNNQSGSSTLQQQLLRKTPIIHSTGGAGTLSSALASVVQQIGTSPSPSPSSSSTSCSSSVVVSKSGAPLSLASTAIGTSTIRSTRNHLSQFSSSITSSSSHHRALQRNNNHRNHNNNSSNNHRRRHPTHLDDDDDDDLDDFVDSTRAHHRSLRVNGQHFDDDDDDEKSSPSLATAAIIKVEPNLYSSGSGDNSNEMLIKEEVMFEDSAHHSPHSPPSSKFRMSNFDSDLDHHVDLNHSLPPYGNLFDPHSIPDTIPVQLYPDDDDDFRLDHSSLGPLHQTSSSTTDGDFIKKEWVYGTGSNYTMNGKFGDDSDALCDSANFIYD from the exons ATGGAAATGGCCAGCAGCgccgcaaatgggtctggcagcaCAACTTCTCACAGTGGTGTCGTGGGCAATACTTTGCCATCTCTCTTTGTCAGTGATCACAATGGCGGTAGCACATTAGTTAATAGCAAGGATTTAGATGGTCTAATTGCTATGAACGATAGCGCACTTTCACAACAAATCGAATTTATTCTGCAAGAAGCTCCCATGGAGCATGATGACAATGATATAAACGATCATTTGAATAGTGACGGATCTGCGAATATAAATACAGTCAGCAGCGTTAACTCTAACCCTACCATTAAACTACAAAACCCACCGAATATCATAGTAACAAGCGCTTCCGAATTCCCAAGAGCACATGTGACCAGTGACGGTGCCGCGGCGACAATTGCAGCAACACAAGCAATGGCGCAACATCATTTATTGAATGGTCGTCGGATCATTATACAAACAACACAAACATCAAATAtgattaaagaagaagaagcggaTCCCGAATTAAATGATGAAAATCTACAAGATATTGAAGAAGAGGAGCAAGCTGCTGAAGCTGAGGAGAATCAATTGCAGCTACAGCATACAGCAGATATAAAAATGGAACAAGATGATAATGTGGAACAAGATTTTATTAGAAGTGgtataaattatataagtaCGCCCACGATAACTGCACACCATACGCAACTGCATGGCGCACAAACACAGCAAATTGTTTTGCCGGCCGGTTCAATAGTAGGCACAACAGCGACAGGCCGCACTTTGGCAGTGCCCGTATCCGAAGCGTTGGCACAACTGCAACGTCGTCCGGTATATATCAGTAATGCCATGGGTGGCATGACTGGTGCTACTTTCGTGCGTATGCCAGCTGTGATAAGTCGCAGTCCGATGACTGTTTTAAATGTAGTACAACAGGGAGTACCGGGTGGTGGGCCAACACAACTTATCCTACAGGCAACACCTGTATCAAACACAGGCACACAAATGACAGTGGTTACTTCTAGTCCGACTGTAGCAACCACTGTACCCACATTACCACCAGTATCAACTGGCGTCACAGAAGTGGCAGTCACTGCCACGCCACCAACAATAATGCCAGCATTAACAGCTGCAACACCAACACCAGCACAATCTACATCCCCATCGACCGCATCATCATCCTCGCCATTATCGTCTTCTGGTCATGTTGCGTCTTCCACCGTGGTAGCTACTACTGCTGCTGTTCCGGCGACCCCGTCGACGGCGGCGGCCAAAAGTAGTACAACTCACGCCACCTCAAATAGTAGCGGCAATACCAACTCAGCTTCCAGTGGCACTACTACTGGCAATTATCAATGTTTTTCATGTGTGGAAGAGTTCGAATCGAAAGAACTATACGACATCCATGTCTCAGGCCATGCCAACAACATGAAATGCGCTATATGTAACATGGTGCTGAAATCACTCAAAAACTATGAGAAACATTGTCTGCGCTGCAAGCCGTACGAATGTCAAATATGTGGACGTGTTGTACGTTTCCGACCGAATTTCATCAAACACATGCGTGTGCACACGGGTCAGCAATCCGAACggcataaatacaaatgtgACGTGTGTCACAAGGAATTCATGAGTTTTGAGTATTTCAAGGTGCACAAAAAGATTCACAATGAAAATGTGAATTTGACTTGCGAGATTTGCGGCAAAGTATTTAGCGCGTTGGCGTCACTGCGTGGCCACTCCAAATTGCATTCGGGTGTGAAATTGCACAA ATGTGATGTGTGTGGCAAAGGTTTCGGTCAGCGCTACAATTTGAAGATacatgcgcgcacacacaccgGCGACTTTCCGTTTGAGTGCAAAGTGTGCAAGAAGAAATTGCATACACAATCTTCCCTACAAACCCATATGCAAGTACATCAACGCGATCAGAACTCGCAGGCCACCAATACGGCAAAGAATGATAAAAGCGCGACCAACTCCACAGCGTCGACGTCAGCAGCAGCGACGACAGCCACAATTGTAAAGCTAGAGCCACAGAATAAAGATGATGGTCCCAGCACCAGTGGCATGCAACGTCATTTGCAAAAGCAGTTACTCGAAGATATGGAAGATGACAACTCAGGACTGAGTGATAGTATTCAAGGAGGCGGCAATGTTAGTCGCATTGTCTCCACTTCTTCTTTGACCACCGGTGGTGGCCAGAATATGCAAACAACTACCGGTGAAGATTCCTCCAATGAATCTTCAAATACATCACACGATttaaaacagcaacaattgcGGCAACAACCACTCTTGGTGACACCCACACGCACCATTGTCATCAAGAATTATATGCAGAATGAACAGGGTGTCGCACTGGCACAGCCACAAACGCAGCATCAGACTAACGTCATACAGAGTAATAACCAAAGTGGCAGTAGCacgctgcaacaacaattgttGCGCAAGACGCCTATAATACATTCTACAGGTGGCGCTGGCACACTCTCCTCCGCTTTGGCGAGTGTGGTGCAACAAATCG GCACCTCACCCTCGCCATCGCCTTCATCCTCGTCGACATCATGTTCCTCGTCAGTGGTTGTGTCGAAATCAGGTGCTCCGCTCTCGCTCGCATCCACCGCCATTGGCACCTCCACCATACGCAGCACACGCAATCACTTGTCACAATTCAGTTCGTCTATAACCTCATCGAGCAGTCACCACCGTGCGTTACAGCGCAATAATAACCACCGAAAtcataacaacaatagcagcaacaaccacCGGCGTCGACATCCGACACATTtggacgatgatgatgatgacgattTGGATGATTTTGTCGATTCGACACGTGCGCATCATCGTTCGTTGCGTGTGAATGGTCAGCATtttgatgatgatgacgacgaTGAGAAATCCTCCCCGTCCTTGGCCACAGCGGCCATTATCAAAGTCGAACCGAATCTGTATTCATCGGGTTCGGGCGACAATTCCAATGAAATGCTCATTAAAGAAGAGGTGATGTTCGAGGATTCGGCTCATCATTCGCCACACTCGCCGCCAAGTTCGAAATTTCGCATGTCGAATTTCGATAGCGATTTGGATCATCATGTCGATTTGAATCATTCGCTGCCGCCATATGGAAATCTCTTTGACCCGCATTCCATACCCGATACCATTCCAGTGCAATTGTATCCGgacgatgatgatgattttCGACTGGATCACAGCTCATTGGGACCGCTGCATCAGACATCATCGTCCACTACCGATGgtgatttcatcaaaaaagaATGGGTCTACGGCACAGGTTCCAATTACACGATGAACGGGAAATTCGGTGATGATAGCGATGCGCTATGCGACTCGGCGAATTTCATTTACGACTGA